From Streptomyces chrestomyceticus JCM 4735, one genomic window encodes:
- a CDS encoding helix-turn-helix domain-containing protein encodes MAAEQRPLNEVVFLTVAEVATVMRVSKMTVYRLVHSGHLPAIRVGRSFRVPEQAVHDYLRESYVGVESA; translated from the coding sequence ATGGCTGCAGAGCAAAGGCCTCTCAACGAGGTCGTGTTCCTGACCGTGGCGGAAGTCGCCACGGTGATGCGAGTGTCGAAGATGACCGTGTACCGCTTGGTGCACAGCGGTCATCTGCCCGCGATCCGAGTGGGGAGGTCGTTCCGGGTCCCGGAGCAAGCGGTTCACGACTACCTCCGTGAGTCCTATGTGGGGGTGGAATCGGCCTGA
- a CDS encoding 30S ribosomal protein bS22, with the protein MGSVIKKRRKRMAKKKHRKLLKRTRVQRRNKK; encoded by the coding sequence GTGGGCTCTGTTATCAAGAAGCGGCGCAAGCGGATGGCCAAGAAGAAGCACCGCAAGCTGCTCAAGCGCACCCGTGTTCAGCGTCGCAACAAGAAGTAA
- a CDS encoding NAD-dependent epimerase/dehydratase family protein gives MGKVVLVTGVARQLGGRFVRRIQRDPDVGRVIGVDAVEPEHSLGGADFLKADIRHPAIARVLAETNVDTVVHMDINGTPLGGRGSRATVKETNVIGTMQLLGACQKAPNVKRLVVKSSASVYGSAPRDPAVFTETTPPKSLPSGGFAKDAVEVEGYVRGFARRRPDVAVCVLRFANILGPCADSPLAEYFSLPVLPTVLGYDPRLQFVHEDDAIEALCLASGKPRRGTLNSGTFNIAGDGALLLSQCSRRLGRPTLPLFLPTVTWAGTALRSVGVTDFSPEQIRMLTHGRVVQTTQMRETLGFHPKYTTAESFAEFARSRGPGLLPPEVLARTVDRLAAVLCARSGPTQ, from the coding sequence TTGGGAAAGGTCGTGCTCGTCACTGGAGTCGCACGGCAACTGGGGGGCCGGTTCGTACGACGCATTCAGCGCGACCCCGACGTCGGCCGGGTGATCGGAGTCGATGCCGTGGAGCCCGAGCACTCCTTGGGCGGCGCCGATTTCCTCAAGGCCGACATCCGGCATCCGGCCATAGCCAGAGTGCTGGCCGAGACCAATGTGGACACCGTGGTCCACATGGACATCAACGGCACGCCGCTGGGCGGCCGCGGCAGCCGGGCGACGGTCAAGGAGACCAATGTCATCGGCACCATGCAACTGCTCGGTGCCTGCCAGAAAGCGCCCAACGTCAAACGGCTGGTGGTGAAGTCCAGCGCCAGCGTGTACGGCTCCGCGCCCCGCGACCCCGCGGTCTTCACCGAGACCACGCCCCCGAAGTCGCTGCCCAGTGGCGGCTTCGCGAAGGACGCGGTCGAGGTCGAGGGGTACGTACGCGGCTTCGCCAGGCGCCGGCCCGACGTGGCGGTGTGCGTCCTGCGCTTCGCCAACATCCTCGGGCCCTGCGCCGACTCACCGCTCGCCGAGTACTTCTCGCTGCCCGTCCTGCCCACGGTCCTGGGCTACGACCCGCGGCTGCAGTTCGTCCACGAGGACGACGCGATCGAGGCGCTGTGCCTGGCCTCCGGCAAGCCGCGCCGCGGCACGCTCAACAGCGGCACGTTCAACATCGCGGGGGACGGCGCCCTGCTGCTCTCCCAGTGCTCCCGGCGGCTCGGCCGGCCCACGCTGCCGCTGTTCCTGCCGACCGTCACCTGGGCCGGCACCGCGCTGCGTTCGGTCGGCGTGACCGACTTCTCGCCGGAGCAGATCCGGATGCTCACGCACGGCCGGGTCGTCCAGACGACCCAGATGCGCGAGACACTGGGGTTTCACCCGAAATACACGACGGCGGAGTCCTTCGCGGAGTTCGCCCGCAGCCGTGGGCCCGGGCTGCTGCCGCCCGAGGTCCTCGCCCGTACCGTCGACCGGCTCGCCGCCGTGCTGTGCGCACGCAGCGGCCCGACCCAGTGA
- a CDS encoding lysophospholipid acyltransferase family protein, translating to MADAKVIPFGEEPRSRRKIKRPGRGGRRTPLSPVPEPRRQDGREQVPGGPQGAPGASLEQRIAGGLRFLRRRLTGEYEVDDFGYDEELTDQVLMSVLRPLYEKYFRVEVKGIENIPADGGALIVANHSGTLPLDGLMLQVAVHDHHPADRHLRLLAADLVFVLPVINELARKAGHTLACAEDAQRLLERGEVVGVMPEGFKGIGKPFADRYKLQRFGRGGFVSTALRAGVPIVPCSIVGAEEIYPKIGDAKTLARVLGFPYFPLTPTFPWFGPLGLVPLPTKWTIQFGEPIPTDGYPAEAADDPMLMFNLTDQVRETIQHTLYKLLVQRRSVFF from the coding sequence ATGGCGGACGCCAAGGTCATTCCTTTCGGCGAGGAGCCCCGGTCGCGCAGAAAGATCAAGCGGCCGGGCCGCGGAGGCCGCCGTACGCCGCTGTCGCCCGTACCGGAGCCGCGGCGGCAGGACGGGCGGGAACAGGTGCCGGGAGGGCCGCAGGGGGCGCCGGGGGCGTCCCTGGAGCAGCGGATCGCGGGCGGCCTGCGCTTCCTGCGCCGGCGGCTCACCGGCGAGTACGAGGTCGACGACTTCGGGTACGACGAGGAGCTGACCGACCAGGTCCTGATGTCGGTGCTGCGGCCTTTGTACGAGAAGTACTTCCGGGTCGAGGTCAAAGGCATCGAGAACATCCCGGCGGACGGCGGCGCGCTGATCGTCGCCAACCACTCCGGGACGCTGCCCCTGGACGGGCTGATGCTCCAGGTCGCGGTGCACGACCACCACCCCGCCGACCGGCACCTGCGGCTGCTCGCGGCCGACCTGGTCTTCGTTCTGCCGGTGATCAACGAGCTGGCGCGCAAGGCCGGGCACACCCTCGCCTGCGCCGAGGACGCCCAGCGGCTGCTGGAGCGCGGTGAGGTCGTCGGGGTGATGCCGGAGGGCTTCAAGGGCATCGGCAAGCCCTTCGCGGACCGCTACAAGCTCCAGCGGTTCGGGCGTGGCGGGTTCGTCTCCACCGCGCTGCGGGCCGGGGTGCCGATCGTGCCCTGCTCGATCGTGGGCGCCGAGGAGATCTACCCGAAGATCGGGGACGCCAAGACGCTGGCGCGGGTGCTGGGCTTCCCGTACTTCCCGCTGACGCCGACCTTCCCGTGGTTCGGGCCGCTGGGGCTGGTGCCGCTGCCGACGAAGTGGACGATCCAGTTCGGGGAGCCGATCCCGACGGACGGGTATCCGGCGGAGGCGGCGGACGACCCGATGCTGATGTTCAACCTGACGGACCAGGTACGGGAGACGATCCAGCACACCCTGTACAAGCTGCTGGTGCAGCGGCGGTCGGTCTTCTTCTGA
- a CDS encoding DUF5667 domain-containing protein, whose protein sequence is MIANVSVHRRANAFAQALEDQVLPGAAAEDEVGTPAEACGETRLLAVAGTLGELPKPELDPEVKTVHRAQLIAAMEAAFAEGAASDGSRVPQQRGTRGAHRAAKSLGRLRPRSRLSKGLAAGGLTVGVAAGAFSGVAAASSDALPGDSLYPLKRGMEDLKLNLTGDVADRGRLFLDQASTRMSEAHRLMERLRSGPLDHESLGEIRKALSGVKQDAGEGHRLLHEEYERDGSLGPIQTLNSFTKSHRESWTRLRDRLPVQLTDVRDEVSSVFDAIDEEVGPLRSLLPKHLGGESHREKAPAAPAPGSTQGRTDHPSPSGKSASTSSEADGSHTPQHPSASSPSHEDEGLLGGSTGGLLDPPADSGTPEPDGKGTGKSKETPHEPDVTIPPLLPGLLPDIGLDGKNPLG, encoded by the coding sequence GTGATCGCGAACGTATCGGTGCACCGGCGGGCTAACGCCTTCGCCCAGGCCCTGGAGGATCAGGTCCTTCCGGGCGCGGCGGCCGAGGACGAGGTCGGCACACCGGCGGAAGCGTGCGGAGAAACAAGGCTGTTGGCGGTCGCCGGCACCCTCGGAGAACTCCCCAAGCCGGAGTTGGACCCCGAGGTCAAGACCGTCCACCGGGCCCAGCTCATCGCGGCGATGGAGGCGGCCTTCGCCGAGGGCGCCGCGTCCGACGGCTCCCGGGTGCCGCAGCAGCGCGGGACGCGCGGCGCGCACCGCGCGGCGAAGTCCCTGGGACGGCTGCGCCCCCGGTCGCGGCTGTCGAAGGGGCTCGCGGCGGGCGGCCTGACGGTGGGCGTCGCGGCCGGCGCCTTCAGCGGCGTCGCCGCCGCCAGCTCCGACGCGCTCCCCGGCGACTCGCTGTACCCGCTCAAGCGGGGCATGGAGGACCTGAAGCTGAACCTGACGGGCGACGTGGCCGACCGTGGCCGCCTCTTCCTCGACCAGGCGTCCACCCGCATGTCCGAGGCCCACCGCCTCATGGAGCGCCTCCGCTCCGGCCCCCTCGACCACGAGTCGCTCGGCGAGATCCGCAAGGCGCTGTCCGGCGTCAAGCAGGACGCCGGCGAGGGCCACCGCCTCCTCCACGAGGAGTACGAGCGCGACGGCTCCCTCGGCCCGATCCAGACCCTCAACTCCTTCACCAAGTCGCACCGCGAAAGCTGGACCCGGCTGCGCGACCGCCTGCCGGTCCAGTTGACGGACGTGCGTGACGAGGTCAGCTCGGTCTTCGACGCCATAGACGAAGAGGTCGGCCCGCTGCGCTCCCTGCTGCCCAAGCACCTGGGCGGCGAGAGCCACCGCGAGAAGGCCCCCGCGGCACCCGCCCCGGGCAGCACCCAGGGCCGTACGGATCACCCGTCACCGTCCGGGAAGAGCGCCTCCACGTCCAGCGAGGCGGACGGCTCGCACACGCCGCAGCACCCGTCGGCCTCGTCCCCGTCCCATGAGGACGAGGGCCTGCTCGGCGGCAGCACGGGCGGCCTGCTCGATCCGCCCGCCGACTCCGGCACCCCGGAGCCGGACGGCAAGGGCACCGGCAAGAGCAAGGAGACGCCGCACGAGCCCGACGTCACGATCCCGCCGCTGCTCCCCGGGCTGCTGCCGGACATCGGCCTCGACGGCAAGAACCCGCTGGGCTGA
- a CDS encoding ECF subfamily RNA polymerase sigma factor, BldN family yields MYPHVGVDASGLATLRTTLVDHLRSFVPTAIAVPAFATATPAGPCYALADGSATTVTKTGGRTRRGAGTPAARRPADSDSRRMMDLVERAQAGEAEAFGRLYDQYADTVYRYIYYRVGGRATAEDLTSETFLRALRRIGTFTWQGRDFGAWLVTIARNLVADHFKSSRFRLEVTTGEMLDANEVERSPEDSVLESLSNAALLEAVRKLNPQQQECVTLRFLQGLSVAETARVMGKNEGAIKTLQYRAVRTLARLLPDDAR; encoded by the coding sequence GTGTACCCACACGTCGGGGTTGACGCCTCGGGCCTGGCTACGCTGCGTACGACACTCGTCGACCACCTGCGCAGTTTTGTCCCCACCGCGATCGCCGTCCCCGCATTCGCCACAGCCACCCCCGCCGGTCCCTGCTACGCCCTGGCCGACGGAAGCGCCACCACCGTCACCAAGACCGGCGGCAGAACCCGCCGCGGCGCGGGCACGCCCGCCGCCCGGCGCCCCGCCGACAGCGACAGCCGCCGCATGATGGACCTCGTCGAGCGCGCGCAGGCCGGCGAGGCAGAGGCGTTCGGCCGGCTCTACGACCAGTACGCCGACACGGTCTACCGCTACATCTACTACCGGGTGGGCGGCCGGGCCACGGCCGAGGACCTGACCAGCGAGACGTTCCTGCGCGCTCTGCGCCGCATCGGCACGTTCACCTGGCAGGGCCGCGACTTCGGGGCCTGGCTGGTCACGATCGCCCGCAACCTGGTCGCCGACCACTTCAAGTCGTCGCGCTTCCGCCTGGAGGTCACCACCGGTGAGATGCTCGACGCCAACGAGGTCGAACGCAGCCCCGAGGACTCGGTGCTGGAGTCGCTGTCCAACGCGGCGCTGCTGGAGGCGGTCCGCAAGCTCAATCCGCAGCAGCAGGAGTGCGTGACGCTGCGCTTCCTCCAGGGCCTGTCGGTCGCGGAGACCGCCCGCGTCATGGGGAAGAACGAGGGCGCCATCAAGACGCTGCAGTACCGCGCCGTACGGACCCTGGCGCGGCTGCTCCCGGACGACGCCCGCTGA
- a CDS encoding HAD family hydrolase — MLAGEAAAEAARKSSLEAEAAEAQEAAAQGEDPEEPEFPVVGDTHAAAFFDLDNTVMQGASLFHFGRGLYKRRFFHKRDLARFVWQQIYFRFIGSENPEHMADARNSALSIVQGHRVSELMTIGEEIYDEYMAERIWPGTRALAQAHLDAGQKVWLVTAAPVETATIIARRLGLTGALGTVAESVGGVYTGKLVGEPLHGPAKAEAVRALAAAEGLDLGRCAAYSDSANDIPMLSLVGHPYAVNPDGRLRKHAREQGWRLRDYRTGRKAVKIGIPAAAGVGALAGGAAAAVALQRRRR, encoded by the coding sequence GTGCTCGCAGGCGAGGCCGCCGCCGAGGCCGCGCGCAAGTCCTCACTGGAGGCCGAGGCCGCCGAGGCCCAGGAAGCGGCCGCCCAGGGCGAGGACCCCGAAGAGCCGGAGTTCCCGGTCGTCGGCGACACCCACGCCGCCGCCTTCTTCGACCTCGACAACACCGTCATGCAGGGCGCGTCCCTCTTCCACTTCGGACGCGGCCTGTACAAGCGGCGCTTCTTCCACAAGCGCGACCTGGCCCGCTTCGTCTGGCAGCAGATCTACTTCCGTTTCATCGGCTCGGAGAACCCCGAGCACATGGCGGACGCCCGCAACAGCGCGCTCTCCATCGTCCAGGGCCACCGCGTCTCCGAGCTGATGACCATCGGCGAGGAGATCTACGACGAGTACATGGCCGAACGGATCTGGCCCGGCACCCGCGCCCTCGCCCAGGCCCACCTGGACGCGGGCCAGAAGGTCTGGCTGGTCACCGCCGCCCCCGTCGAGACCGCGACGATCATCGCCCGGCGGCTCGGCCTGACCGGCGCGCTCGGCACCGTCGCCGAGTCCGTCGGCGGCGTCTACACCGGCAAACTGGTCGGCGAACCCCTGCACGGCCCCGCCAAGGCCGAAGCCGTACGGGCCCTGGCCGCCGCCGAGGGCCTGGACCTGGGGCGCTGCGCCGCCTACAGCGACTCCGCCAACGACATCCCGATGTTGTCGCTGGTCGGCCACCCGTACGCGGTCAACCCCGACGGCCGCCTGCGCAAGCACGCCCGCGAACAGGGCTGGCGCCTGCGCGACTACCGGACCGGCCGCAAGGCCGTGAAGATCGGCATCCCGGCGGCGGCCGGCGTGGGGGCGCTCGCCGGCGGGGCGGCCGCGGCGGTGGCGCTTCAGCGGCGGAGGCGCTGA
- a CDS encoding glutaredoxin family protein → MASLFSRSARKNPADSTVTLIGKPGCHLCDVAQEVIERVCAETGASWEKKDITQDQELYRKYWEQIPVVLVDGAQHDFWRVDPQRLRKALGA, encoded by the coding sequence ATGGCCTCCCTCTTCAGCCGCAGCGCCCGCAAGAACCCCGCCGACAGCACGGTCACGCTCATCGGCAAGCCCGGCTGCCACCTGTGTGATGTCGCACAGGAAGTCATCGAGCGCGTCTGCGCCGAGACCGGCGCCTCCTGGGAGAAGAAGGACATCACCCAGGACCAGGAGCTGTACCGCAAGTACTGGGAACAGATTCCGGTCGTCCTCGTGGACGGCGCGCAGCACGATTTCTGGCGGGTCGACCCCCAGCGGCTGCGCAAGGCACTCGGCGCCTGA
- a CDS encoding redox-sensing transcriptional repressor Rex → MATGRTHRPATRSRGIPEATVARLPLYLRALTALSERSVPTVSSEELAAAAGVNSAKLRKDFSYLGSYGTRGVGYDVEYLVYQISRELGLTQDWPVVIVGIGNLGAALANYGGFASRGFRVAALIDADPAMAGKPVAGIAVQHTDELEKIIKDNGVSIGVIATPAGAAQQVCDRLVAAGVTSILNFAPTVLTVPDGVDVRKVDLSIELQILAFHEQRKAGEDAGQDDGSDDARAVAAREARRAVREVREAAGKTGPDAPAPAGASDRKGPDGDVPAVMPA, encoded by the coding sequence GTGGCAACTGGCCGAACTCACCGACCGGCGACCCGAAGCCGAGGGATTCCCGAGGCCACCGTCGCCCGGCTTCCGCTGTATCTGCGCGCGTTGACCGCGCTCTCCGAGCGCTCGGTCCCCACGGTCTCCTCCGAGGAACTCGCCGCCGCCGCGGGGGTCAACTCCGCCAAGCTGCGCAAGGACTTCTCCTACCTCGGTTCGTACGGCACCCGCGGGGTCGGCTACGACGTGGAGTACCTCGTCTACCAGATCTCCCGCGAGCTGGGCCTGACGCAGGACTGGCCGGTCGTGATCGTCGGTATCGGTAACCTCGGCGCAGCCCTGGCCAACTACGGCGGCTTCGCCTCCCGCGGGTTCCGCGTCGCCGCGCTGATAGACGCCGACCCGGCGATGGCGGGCAAGCCGGTGGCGGGCATCGCCGTCCAGCACACCGACGAGCTGGAAAAGATCATCAAGGACAACGGCGTCTCGATCGGTGTGATCGCGACCCCGGCGGGCGCCGCCCAGCAGGTCTGCGACCGGCTCGTCGCGGCCGGTGTCACCTCCATCCTGAACTTCGCGCCGACCGTGCTGACCGTCCCGGACGGCGTGGACGTGCGCAAGGTCGACCTGTCGATAGAACTGCAGATCCTGGCCTTCCACGAGCAGCGCAAGGCGGGCGAGGACGCGGGCCAGGACGACGGGTCCGACGACGCCCGCGCCGTCGCCGCGCGCGAGGCCCGGCGGGCCGTGCGCGAGGTGCGCGAGGCCGCGGGCAAGACCGGCCCGGACGCGCCCGCGCCCGCCGGTGCGTCCGACCGCAAGGGACCCGACGGGGACGTACCCGCCGTGATGCCGGCATGA
- a CDS encoding glutamyl-tRNA reductase — protein MSLLVVGLSHRSAPVSVLEHAAIAPEARGKLLQDTVSAEPAAEAAVLSTCNRIELYADVDKFHAGVAELSTLLARHSGAGLDELTPYLYVHYEDRAVHHLFSVACGLDSMVVGEGQILGQIKDALAVAQEQHTAGRLLNDLFQQALRVGKRAHSETGIDKAGQSLVTFGLEQLAGDTDVAEWARGKRALVIGAGSMSSLAATTLVRAGVSELAVANRTVERAERLTRILTEPGSAGALNGLTARAVAMTAVQSELALADVVVSCTGATGLVLTGESIETAAETRAARIAAGDGYAGTAGGSGSAVAPAPELALLDLAMPRDIDAAAHRADGVRLVDIESLADASADAPMAADVDRVRGIVSDEVAAFGAAQRAAHITPTVVALRTMAADVVASEIARLDGRLPDLDDKERAEITQTVRRVVDKLLHAPTVRVKQLASEPGGAGYADALRELFDLDPQTVAAVSRADTRADGPHTARERA, from the coding sequence ATGAGCCTTCTTGTCGTAGGGCTCAGTCACCGCAGTGCCCCCGTGAGCGTGCTGGAGCACGCGGCCATCGCCCCCGAGGCGCGCGGCAAGCTGCTCCAGGACACGGTGTCGGCCGAGCCGGCCGCCGAGGCCGCGGTGCTCTCCACCTGCAACCGCATCGAGCTGTACGCCGACGTGGACAAGTTCCACGCCGGTGTCGCCGAGCTGTCCACCCTGCTGGCGCGGCACAGCGGCGCGGGCCTGGACGAGCTGACCCCGTACCTGTACGTGCACTACGAGGACCGGGCCGTCCACCACCTCTTCTCGGTGGCCTGCGGCCTGGACTCGATGGTCGTGGGCGAGGGCCAGATCCTCGGTCAGATCAAGGACGCGCTCGCGGTCGCGCAGGAGCAGCACACCGCGGGCCGGCTGCTGAACGACCTGTTCCAGCAGGCGCTGCGGGTCGGCAAGCGCGCCCACAGCGAGACCGGGATCGACAAGGCGGGCCAGTCGCTGGTCACCTTCGGTCTGGAGCAGCTTGCGGGCGACACCGATGTCGCCGAGTGGGCCCGGGGCAAGCGTGCCCTGGTCATCGGTGCCGGGTCGATGTCGTCGCTGGCCGCCACCACCCTCGTACGGGCCGGGGTGAGCGAGCTGGCGGTGGCCAACCGGACGGTGGAGCGCGCCGAGCGGCTGACGCGGATCCTGACCGAGCCGGGCTCGGCGGGCGCGCTGAACGGGCTGACCGCCCGCGCCGTGGCGATGACCGCCGTACAGTCCGAGCTGGCCCTGGCCGACGTCGTGGTGTCCTGTACGGGCGCCACCGGCCTGGTGCTGACCGGCGAGTCGATCGAGACGGCCGCGGAGACCCGCGCCGCCCGGATCGCGGCCGGTGACGGGTACGCCGGGACCGCGGGCGGTTCCGGCAGCGCGGTCGCGCCGGCGCCGGAGCTGGCGCTGCTCGACCTGGCCATGCCGCGTGACATCGACGCTGCCGCCCACCGGGCCGACGGCGTGCGCCTCGTCGACATCGAGTCGCTCGCCGACGCGTCCGCGGACGCTCCGATGGCGGCCGACGTGGACCGGGTGCGCGGCATCGTCTCCGACGAGGTGGCCGCGTTCGGCGCGGCGCAGCGGGCGGCGCACATCACCCCGACGGTGGTCGCGCTGCGCACCATGGCGGCGGACGTCGTGGCGAGCGAGATCGCCCGGCTGGACGGCCGCCTCCCCGACCTCGACGACAAGGAGCGCGCGGAGATCACCCAGACCGTGCGCCGGGTCGTCGACAAACTCCTGCACGCGCCCACCGTGCGGGTCAAGCAGCTTGCCAGCGAACCCGGCGGCGCCGGGTACGCGGACGCGCTGCGCGAACTCTTCGACCTCGACCCGCAGACGGTTGCCGCCGTCAGCCGGGCCGACACGCGGGCCGACGGCCCGCACACAGCACGGGAGCGGGCATGA
- the hemC gene encoding hydroxymethylbilane synthase: MTDSNPRALRLGTRRSKLAMAQSGMVADAVREVTGRPVELVEITTYGDTSREHLAQIGGTGVFVSALRDALLDGTIDFAVHSLKDLPTAQPAELALAAVPLREDPRDVLVARDGLTFEELPDGARVGTGSPRRMAQLNAWARSLGRQVETVPIRGNIDTRIGYVEKGELDAVVLAAAGLSRLGRIEEATEHLSPDMILPAPGQGALAVECAAHNAQLAAQLAELDDPFTRAAVTAERSLLAALEAGCSAPVGALADLQGDGQAVTEMRLRGVVGTTDGSTLVQLSTTGHVPASLGDAATPVNMGRELAAEMLAKGAAGLMGERAL, encoded by the coding sequence ATGACTGACAGCAATCCACGGGCCCTGAGGCTGGGGACGCGGCGCAGCAAGCTCGCCATGGCCCAGTCCGGGATGGTGGCGGACGCGGTGCGCGAGGTCACCGGCCGTCCGGTAGAGCTGGTGGAGATCACCACCTACGGCGACACCTCGCGGGAGCACCTGGCGCAGATAGGCGGCACCGGTGTGTTCGTCTCCGCGCTGCGCGACGCGCTGCTCGACGGGACGATCGACTTCGCCGTGCACTCGCTGAAGGACCTGCCGACCGCGCAGCCCGCCGAGCTGGCGCTGGCCGCCGTACCGCTGCGCGAGGACCCGCGTGACGTGCTGGTGGCGCGCGACGGCCTGACCTTCGAGGAGCTGCCGGACGGTGCCCGGGTGGGGACCGGTTCGCCGCGCCGCATGGCGCAGTTGAACGCCTGGGCGCGTTCGCTGGGCCGGCAGGTGGAGACCGTGCCGATCCGCGGGAACATCGACACCCGTATCGGCTACGTCGAGAAGGGTGAGCTGGACGCGGTCGTGCTGGCCGCGGCCGGACTGTCCCGGCTCGGCCGGATCGAGGAGGCGACGGAACACCTGTCGCCCGACATGATTTTGCCCGCCCCCGGCCAGGGGGCCCTGGCGGTGGAGTGCGCCGCGCACAACGCGCAGCTCGCCGCCCAGCTCGCGGAGCTCGACGACCCGTTCACCCGGGCCGCCGTGACCGCCGAGCGTTCCCTGCTCGCCGCCCTGGAGGCCGGCTGCTCCGCACCTGTGGGTGCGCTGGCCGACCTGCAGGGGGACGGGCAGGCTGTCACCGAAATGCGCCTGCGTGGCGTCGTCGGCACGACCGACGGCTCGACGCTGGTGCAGCTGTCCACCACCGGACACGTACCCGCCTCTCTCGGCGACGCGGCGACCCCCGTGAACATGGGGCGCGAACTCGCCGCCGAGATGCTCGCGAAGGGTGCGGCCGGTCTTATGGGGGAGCGAGCACTTTGA
- a CDS encoding uroporphyrinogen-III synthase, whose amino-acid sequence MSPTAPNHPAAGQVTFIGAGPGDPGLLTLRAVEALARADVLIADPQVLDVVRGHARPQVDTPQQPTADEASTTAGVPALRDTTNLVMSAVRTGKRVVRAVSGDPGLDAHVAEEMLACAAEGVVFEVVPGIAAAVGVPAYAGVPLRDADGTDVRFIDARTAGERCWTEVGASDATAVVSTSLDSVAAAAGELVSAGRKPDTPMTVTVAGTTTRQRTWNATLGSVAQVLKAAKVLPSADGGQPVIAVVGERGAAARRDQLSWFENKPLFGWRVLVPRTKEQAASLSDQLVEYGAVPHEVPTIAVEPPRTPQQMERAVKGLVTGRYEWIAFTSVNAVKAVREKFEEYGLDARAFAGIKVAAVGEQTAKALIAFGVKPDLVPSGEQSAAGLLEDWPPYDPVFDPIDRVFLPRADIATETLVAGLIELGWEVDDVTAYRTVRASPPPQETREAIKGGGFDAVLFTSSSTVRNLVGIAGKPHNVTVIACIGPATAKTAEEHGLRVDVMSPEPSVHKLAEALAEFGAARRDAALEAGDPVTRPSERRPGSRRRARS is encoded by the coding sequence TTGAGCCCCACCGCCCCGAACCATCCTGCCGCCGGCCAGGTCACCTTCATCGGCGCCGGACCCGGAGACCCGGGTCTGCTGACGTTGCGTGCCGTCGAGGCACTGGCCCGCGCCGACGTGCTGATCGCCGACCCGCAGGTGCTCGACGTCGTCCGCGGGCATGCGCGCCCGCAGGTGGACACGCCGCAGCAGCCCACGGCTGACGAAGCGTCAACCACCGCTGGAGTACCCGCGCTTAGGGACACCACCAATCTTGTCATGTCGGCTGTGCGCACCGGCAAGCGGGTGGTGCGTGCGGTGTCCGGCGACCCCGGACTGGACGCGCACGTCGCCGAGGAGATGCTGGCGTGCGCCGCCGAGGGCGTCGTCTTCGAGGTCGTGCCGGGCATCGCCGCCGCGGTCGGCGTGCCCGCGTACGCCGGTGTGCCGCTGCGCGACGCGGACGGCACGGACGTGCGGTTCATCGACGCGCGGACGGCCGGCGAGCGCTGCTGGACGGAGGTGGGCGCGAGCGACGCGACCGCCGTCGTGTCCACCTCGCTGGACTCGGTGGCCGCGGCGGCCGGCGAGCTGGTCTCCGCGGGCCGCAAGCCCGACACGCCGATGACGGTCACCGTCGCCGGTACGACGACACGCCAGCGGACCTGGAACGCCACCCTCGGGTCGGTCGCCCAGGTGCTGAAGGCCGCGAAGGTGCTGCCGTCGGCGGACGGCGGGCAGCCGGTCATAGCCGTGGTCGGTGAGCGCGGGGCCGCGGCCCGGCGCGACCAGCTCTCGTGGTTCGAGAACAAGCCGCTGTTCGGCTGGCGTGTCCTCGTGCCGCGGACCAAGGAGCAGGCCGCGTCGCTCTCCGACCAGCTCGTCGAGTACGGCGCGGTGCCGCACGAGGTGCCGACCATCGCCGTGGAGCCGCCGCGTACCCCGCAGCAGATGGAGCGCGCGGTCAAGGGCCTGGTCACCGGCCGTTACGAGTGGATCGCCTTCACCTCGGTCAACGCCGTCAAGGCGGTCCGGGAGAAGTTCGAGGAGTACGGGCTGGACGCCCGCGCGTTCGCCGGGATCAAGGTCGCGGCGGTGGGTGAGCAGACCGCCAAGGCGCTGATCGCCTTCGGTGTGAAGCCCGACCTCGTACCGTCCGGTGAGCAGTCCGCGGCCGGGCTGCTGGAGGACTGGCCGCCGTACGACCCGGTCTTCGACCCGATCGACCGTGTCTTCCTGCCGCGTGCCGACATCGCCACCGAGACGCTGGTGGCGGGCCTGATCGAGCTGGGCTGGGAGGTCGACGACGTCACGGCCTACCGGACCGTACGGGCCTCGCCGCCGCCGCAGGAGACCCGCGAGGCGATCAAGGGCGGCGGTTTCGACGCCGTGCTGTTCACCTCGTCCTCCACGGTGCGCAACCTGGTCGGCATCGCCGGCAAGCCGCACAACGTGACCGTGATCGCCTGTATCGGCCCGGCCACCGCAAAGACCGCCGAGGAGCACGGGCTGCGCGTGGACGTCATGTCGCCCGAGCCGTCGGTGCACAAGTTGGCCGAAGCGCTCGCGGAGTTCGGCGCGGCGCGGCGCGATGCCGCGCTGGAGGCCGGTGACCCGGTCACGCGTCCCAGCGAGCGCCGGCCCGGATCGCGTAGGAGGGCTCGCAGTTGA